A genomic region of Arachis hypogaea cultivar Tifrunner chromosome 5, arahy.Tifrunner.gnm2.J5K5, whole genome shotgun sequence contains the following coding sequences:
- the LOC112802052 gene encoding general transcription and DNA repair factor IIH subunit TFB5: protein MVNAIKGVFISCDIPMAQYIINMNASLPASDKFIIHILDSTHMFVQPQVELMIRSQIAKFREDNTYVKPN, encoded by the exons ATGGTTAATGCCATTAAAGGAGTTTTCATTTCCTG TGACATACCTATGGCTCAATATATCATCAATATGAATGCTTCACTTCCTGCATCTGACAAATTCATCATACATATTTTGGATAGTACCCACATGTTTGTTCAACCCCAGGTGGAACTAATGATAAGAAGTCAAATTGCCAAGTTTAGAGAGGACAATACATATGTCAAGCCCAATTGA